One Bacillota bacterium genomic window, GGCACCACGGTCTATCTGCCCGTTCTTGTGCCGGGCGCGCTTCTGGCCGTGGGGGACCTGCACGCGCGGATGGGCGACGGTGAGGTTGGCGGTACCGGCGTCGAAGTGGCGGGATCAGTCCTCGTCCAGGTGGACGTGCTGCCCGGGCTACGGATTGGTAGTAAAGTGTGGAAGGTCAACCGACCCCTCGTGGACACGGATGAGGCCATCGTGTTCGTGGGCAGTGGCGATTCGCTTCAGGATGCCATCAGGGTGGCTACCCTGGATGCAACGTCGTTCATCAACCTGGCGCTGGACGTGGATTTCTCCGATGCGTACCGACTGTGCAGCATTGCCGGCAACCTTCAGTTTGGCCAGGTGGTTA contains:
- a CDS encoding acetamidase/formamidase family protein, which gives rise to MIGLVAVTPPDGPVTTSVPGDHGGNMDVRDVTEGTTVYLPVLVPGALLAVGDLHARMGDGEVGGTGVEVAGSVLVQVDVLPGLRIGSKVWKVNRPLVDTDEAIVFVGSGDSLQDAIRVATLDATSFINLALDVDFSDAYRLCSIAGNLQFGQVVNARPTVKVVIPKKELGIEP